The sequence GGATCACAGACTgccaaataataaattataagtTACGAACCCATTCAGTAATATCCGAAGAAAATACAACCGAGTTCTCTATACATATTGCATCCCaccattgaaaaatttggTGTAACCTCTTCCTCACATTTACATACACACTCGTATTGCTCCAACCTTTGGGTCTATCACAGTTCATATCGTCGCtcaacaaaaaaatcataaaAAATGAGTACAAAGACTTTGAATAATAAGAGATGGAGTATGGGGCTGATCATGTTATCTGCAGTCGTTGTTTTATGGGTCCTgtcatcatttttaattaatataatattcagAGATAATTCATATAGGAAACCTTTCCTAATCACATACATCAATACTGTGTCTTTTATCTTCTATCTGCTTCCGTtgataaaaacaattttagTCAATTTTTACTATAATGGTGTAAGAAACGAGAttccaaatatattaaacgAATTAATCATTGCCCAAGAGGGGCCAGATTCGACTACTGTTAATCCCTTGCATCCAGAACCATCGGGCGCATCGAATGTCTCAAGCGTTGCAAATGACATTGCAGAAGGTTCTTCACAGACACTGCCAAATGAAGCAACGAGTTTATTGTCATCTAGCTCTAAGGATGATACGGATTCAAAACAAACCTTAACCCCAAAAAACAGAATGACATTGAAAGAGACAATACTTCTCAGTCTCGAATTCTGTTCATTATGGTTTCTAGCAAATTTAATGACTAACTCTTCCCTTGCATACACGTCAGTCGCGTCGCAGACAATTCTGTCGTCAACTTCATCTTTCTTCACTTTGTTCATTGGTTATATATGGAACATTGAAAAGATCACAAAATCGAAGACATTGGGTTCCCTGGTGTCCTTCATTGGTATCATATTGGTGACACATTCGgattattaccattatgATGACAATTACCCACCAAGAACAAATCCACACTCATCTTTAATCACATTCGCAAAGgaaatcattaatatacTGACGACGTCAGACAATGATGAAGAGTATGGAAATAGTCCATTTAGAATGTTTATCGGTAATTTGTTGGCATTGGCTGGtgcattattatatagTGTCTACTCGATtctattgaagaaaaaagtACAAGATGAATCAAGATTGAACATGCATGTCTTTTTTGGCTTTGTTGGTTTCTTCACTTTGGTTTTATTCTGGCCAGTTATAGTGCTACTTCAATACTACGGCTGGgaaacaattgaattgCCTCCAACCAACACAATTGCCATCATCGTCCTAATTAACTGTCTAATAACATTTGTAAGTGATTACTGTTGGGCAAATGCAATGTTATTAACAACTCCATTGACCGTTACAGTGGGTCTTTCATTGACAATTCCACTAGCAATGTTTGGTGATTTGCTTTTTGTCAATaagaaaatgaattggGTTTACATATTCGGTGCCATATTAATCATGGGTTCTTTTTTcgtaataaataatgagTCAGGCATTGaacaaaatgaattatcaGAACAACAAGAACAACAGAATTCACAGTCGCAGAATGTAGAAAATCAAGTTTGATTACTCACATTACATTAGAGAGGTTTTATAAACATACCCCAAATAGACTCACATCCatatatattgaacaaCTCAAAGGTAGTTTTTTTTTACACTTTAAATACTACACAAAGATTCATGACACATTAGGGATTTTATTATACAGTAATATATACTTCatgttaaataaattaaacaatatctaaatgatatattaaatatttatttaaaacataAATGGATATCCTGGGCTCTTTATTGCATAGATTTGCATATAATACTGagttgaataaaataatatacacGCCAAAACAGACGtgtataatattttattctttgGTGAGATCTCGAGAGTAGGTAGTGTGATTAATGCATATATTTCAAGacttaataataaatataacattGACATTGTAAAGATCTCAATACCAAATTGCCAACTTGTACCACCACTAAAAAACATGATTTTGCCATCTTCACCCCTAGCAATGAATGGAATACCTTTAATTTGAGTAAATTTATAACCTGTTAAACTTGGTAACATTATGCCAAATATAAGAAAGAAACAGAAGAATTTGGCCTTATTAGTAACTCTAGGTAAAATTACTCTCTttataatgatgaaaaaagccatgcaaataataaaatataatgaaaaggCATTGGTATCGAATGGCTCTTGAATTAAtactaaaatattcataGTTTTACCCAAAAAATCAGCAAATCTCATTACATCTTTAGCATGtatgtttttcaattcatatTGATAGAATTGATTCACTAACCAACTAAAGTTTTTGGAGGATTCGTGTGTGGTTGGTGGATATACTAACAGATGTGGAACGGATTGTAATTTCAGATCTCTTACCAATTTAGAATTCTCATTTGTGTCAGCAacataaaataatacattTAAGTTAGGATGCTGAGACTTGACAGCATCGTATACATTTTCTAATGTGTCTTCAAAATCAAGGCACATTTCACATTTTCTGCCATTTGAAGTAACTCCTCTCAttgtaataaaaagaatGCTATAGTACCCTTCTATCCCAATTGTACTCAATGATTCATAATTGTAATCATTGACTTCGATTAAGCCTTTCTCATTTTGAAATGAAAGAACATGATTCAGTTCATCATC comes from Tetrapisispora phaffii CBS 4417 chromosome 4, complete genome and encodes:
- the TPHA0D02500 gene encoding uncharacterized protein (similar to Saccharomyces cerevisiae THI74 (YDR438W) and YML018C; ancestral locus Anc_5.551), producing MSTKTLNNKRWSMGLIMLSAVVVLWVLSSFLINIIFRDNSYRKPFLITYINTVSFIFYLLPLIKTILVNFYYNGVRNEIPNILNELIIAQEGPDSTTVNPLHPEPSGASNVSSVANDIAEGSSQTLPNEATSLLSSSSKDDTDSKQTLTPKNRMTLKETILLSLEFCSLWFLANLMTNSSLAYTSVASQTILSSTSSFFTLFIGYIWNIEKITKSKTLGSLVSFIGIILVTHSDYYHYDDNYPPRTNPHSSLITFAKEIINILTTSDNDEEYGNSPFRMFIGNLLALAGALLYSVYSILLKKKVQDESRLNMHVFFGFVGFFTLVLFWPVIVLLQYYGWETIELPPTNTIAIIVLINCLITFVSDYCWANAMLLTTPLTVTVGLSLTIPLAMFGDLLFVNKKMNWVYIFGAILIMGSFFVINNESGIEQNELSEQQEQQNSQSQNVENQV
- the OST6 gene encoding dolichyl-diphosphooligosaccharide--protein glycotransferase (similar to Saccharomyces cerevisiae OST6 (YML019W); ancestral locus Anc_5.552); translated protein: MLCRYLSILLITLLRVVVGDDELNHVLSFQNEKGLIEVNDYNYESLSTIGIEGYYSILFITMRGVTSNGRKCEMCLDFEDTLENVYDAVKSQHPNLNVLFYVADTNENSKLVRDLKLQSVPHLLVYPPTTHESSKNFSWLVNQFYQYELKNIHAKDVMRFADFLGKTMNILVLIQEPFDTNAFSLYFIICMAFFIIIKRVILPRVTNKAKFFCFFLIFGIMLPSLTGYKFTQIKGIPFIARGEDGKIMFFSGGTSWQFGIEIFTMSMLYLLLSLEIYALITLPTLEISPKNKILYTSVLACILFYSTQYYMQIYAIKSPGYPFMF